Proteins encoded together in one Caballeronia sp. NK8 window:
- a CDS encoding IlvD/Edd family dehydratase: MRKLRSQSWFGGTGKDAFIHRSWMKNQGIPHDQFDGRPVIGICNTWSELTPCNAHFRELAEYVKRGVREAGGLPLEFPVMSLGESNLRPTAMLFRNLASMDVEESIRGNPIDGVILLVGCDKTTPALLMGAASCNLPALAVSGGPMLNGRFRGGTIGSGTGVWQMSEEVRAGTMTQEEFVEAESCMNRSRGHCMTMGTASTMASMVESLGIGLPHNAAIPAVDARRQVLAHVAGRRIVEMVKEDLTMDKILTREAFENAIRTNAAIGGSTNAVVHLIALAKRIGVELTLEDWELGSNVPCLVNLQPSGEYLMEDFYHAGGLPAVLRQLGEQGLLHRDALTVNGRTLWDNVSDAPNYDEKVITRFEQPFKPHAGIAVLKGNLAPNGAVIKPSAATQSLLKHRGRAVVFENVEELHAKVDDDSLDIDEHCIMVLKGAGPKGYPGFAEVGNMPLPKKVLQKGITDMVRISDGRMSGTAYGAVVLHVSPEAAAGGPLALVQTGDMIELDVEARRLNLEVSDDELARRRAAWQAPELPKRGYYRLYVEHVLQADQGADLDFLVGSSGAPVPRDSH; encoded by the coding sequence ATGCGCAAGCTACGCTCGCAAAGCTGGTTCGGCGGTACTGGCAAAGACGCCTTCATCCATCGCTCGTGGATGAAAAACCAGGGTATTCCTCACGATCAGTTCGACGGCAGGCCGGTCATCGGCATCTGCAATACGTGGTCGGAGCTCACGCCCTGCAACGCGCATTTTCGCGAGCTCGCCGAGTACGTGAAGCGCGGCGTGCGCGAGGCGGGCGGCCTGCCGCTCGAATTCCCGGTGATGTCGCTCGGCGAATCCAATCTGCGCCCCACGGCGATGCTGTTCCGCAATCTCGCGTCGATGGACGTCGAAGAGTCGATTCGCGGCAATCCTATCGATGGCGTGATTCTGCTCGTCGGCTGCGACAAGACCACGCCCGCGCTGCTGATGGGCGCGGCGTCGTGCAATCTGCCCGCGCTCGCCGTGTCGGGCGGGCCGATGCTCAATGGCCGGTTTCGCGGCGGCACCATCGGCTCGGGCACGGGCGTGTGGCAGATGTCGGAGGAAGTGCGCGCGGGCACGATGACGCAGGAAGAATTCGTCGAAGCCGAATCGTGCATGAACCGCTCGCGCGGCCATTGCATGACGATGGGCACCGCTTCCACGATGGCCTCGATGGTCGAATCGCTCGGCATCGGCCTGCCGCACAACGCCGCGATTCCCGCCGTCGATGCGCGCCGTCAGGTGCTCGCGCATGTGGCGGGTCGGCGCATCGTCGAGATGGTCAAAGAGGATCTCACGATGGACAAGATCCTCACGCGCGAGGCCTTCGAGAACGCGATCCGCACGAACGCGGCCATCGGCGGATCGACGAACGCGGTCGTGCATCTGATCGCGCTGGCGAAGCGGATCGGCGTGGAATTGACGCTCGAAGACTGGGAGCTCGGCTCGAACGTGCCGTGTCTCGTGAACCTCCAGCCATCGGGCGAGTACCTGATGGAAGACTTCTATCACGCGGGCGGCCTGCCTGCGGTGTTGCGTCAGCTCGGCGAGCAAGGCCTGCTGCATCGCGATGCGCTCACGGTGAATGGCCGCACGCTGTGGGACAACGTCAGCGACGCGCCGAACTACGACGAAAAGGTCATCACGCGATTCGAGCAGCCGTTCAAGCCGCACGCGGGCATCGCGGTGCTGAAGGGCAATCTCGCGCCGAACGGCGCGGTCATCAAGCCATCGGCGGCGACCCAATCCTTGCTGAAGCATCGCGGGCGCGCGGTCGTGTTCGAGAACGTCGAGGAACTGCACGCGAAGGTCGACGACGATTCGCTCGATATCGACGAGCACTGCATCATGGTGCTGAAGGGCGCGGGGCCGAAGGGCTATCCGGGTTTCGCGGAAGTCGGCAACATGCCGCTGCCGAAGAAGGTGCTGCAAAAAGGCATCACCGACATGGTCCGCATCTCCGATGGCCGCATGAGCGGCACCGCCTATGGCGCGGTGGTGCTGCACGTCTCGCCGGAAGCGGCGGCGGGCGGTCCCCTCGCGCTCGTGCAGACGGGCGACATGATCGAGCTGGATGTCGAGGCGCGGCGTCTCAATCTCGAAGTCTCCGACGACGAACTGGCCAGGCGGCGCGCCGCATGGCAAGCGCCCGAGCTGCCGAAGCGCGGTTATTACCGCTTGTACGTGGAGCATGTGTTGCAGGCGGATCAGGGCGCGGACCTGGACTTCCTCGTCGGGTCGAGCGGCGCGCCCGTGCCGCGCGATTCTCATTGA
- a CDS encoding tripartite tricarboxylate transporter permease, producing the protein MEPFVTQLLVALGMGLIGAIVFSGIGLISGTDETTTLAPLTLLVVLLGVPPVGVFSFFMAGAVSKHMTHAIPTALLGIPGDTLATPLLQQATMLRNLGVPHIALRKMISGAIVAAFVAVPLAVLFAVLLAPFGPVITKAAPWVFLAASVAIAFFSSGRWASVLLLVPFVLVIVGLQALTGKYGVKLSVSYFLGIAIGPLIADLFSILSPADRARMRRERVRTFSLAPDVKGWSGYFPNPLKVLDGQQRGWVAATAAVSSATFVFSPVAMTVVLGELVGSRVKHAYHRLTTVISARNGVTEATYIAEALIPLIAFGLPLSPVAAGPAAPLFNAPPRFFVDTATGHINNLHTMMTTWQFLGFGLLAVVLAALVAYPLSMNYAHRAASFVARKLSHEAIIATFVGLIVVISVWEGQLLGLLVILSVGLLGGLLSRNFGFNTGVQFMGYYTAVLSVPALTKLFGA; encoded by the coding sequence ATGGAACCGTTCGTCACTCAACTGCTCGTCGCGCTCGGTATGGGGCTGATCGGCGCGATCGTGTTCTCGGGCATCGGCCTCATCTCCGGCACCGATGAAACCACCACGCTCGCGCCGCTCACGCTGCTCGTCGTGTTGCTCGGCGTGCCGCCCGTCGGCGTGTTTTCGTTCTTCATGGCGGGCGCGGTGTCGAAGCACATGACGCACGCGATTCCCACCGCCTTGCTCGGCATTCCCGGCGACACGCTGGCCACGCCGTTGCTCCAGCAAGCGACGATGCTGCGCAATCTCGGCGTGCCGCACATCGCGCTGCGCAAGATGATCTCGGGCGCGATCGTCGCGGCGTTCGTCGCCGTGCCGCTCGCGGTGTTGTTCGCCGTGCTGCTCGCGCCGTTCGGTCCGGTCATCACGAAGGCCGCCCCGTGGGTGTTTCTCGCAGCATCGGTCGCGATCGCGTTCTTTTCGTCGGGACGCTGGGCCTCGGTGTTGCTGCTCGTGCCGTTCGTGCTGGTAATCGTCGGCTTGCAGGCGCTGACGGGCAAGTACGGCGTGAAGCTGTCCGTGAGCTATTTCCTCGGCATCGCGATCGGGCCGCTCATCGCCGATCTGTTCTCGATTCTTTCGCCCGCCGACCGCGCCCGCATGCGCCGCGAACGCGTACGCACCTTCTCGCTCGCGCCGGACGTGAAGGGCTGGAGCGGCTACTTTCCGAATCCGCTGAAAGTGCTCGACGGCCAGCAACGCGGCTGGGTCGCGGCGACGGCCGCCGTATCGAGCGCGACCTTCGTGTTCAGTCCCGTCGCGATGACGGTCGTGCTCGGCGAGCTCGTCGGCTCGCGCGTGAAGCACGCGTATCACCGGCTGACGACGGTGATCTCCGCGCGCAACGGCGTGACCGAAGCGACGTACATCGCCGAGGCGCTGATTCCGCTGATCGCGTTCGGCCTGCCGCTGAGCCCGGTCGCGGCGGGGCCTGCCGCACCGCTTTTCAACGCACCGCCGCGCTTTTTCGTCGATACGGCCACGGGCCACATCAACAACCTGCACACGATGATGACGACCTGGCAGTTCCTCGGCTTCGGTCTGCTCGCGGTCGTGCTGGCGGCGCTCGTCGCGTATCCGCTGTCGATGAACTACGCGCATCGGGCGGCGTCGTTCGTCGCGAGAAAGCTGAGTCACGAAGCGATCATCGCGACGTTTGTCGGCCTGATCGTCGTCATCAGCGTGTGGGAAGGGCAGTTGCTCGGTCTGCTGGTGATCCTGAGCGTGGGCCTGCTCGGCGGCTTGCTGTCGCGCAACTTCGGCTTCAATACCGGCGTGCAGTTCATGGGGTATTACACGGCGGTGCTGAGCGTGCCTGCTCTCACGAAACTATTCGGCGCATGA
- a CDS encoding LysR substrate-binding domain-containing protein — protein sequence MKYHQLRAFLTTAEQGSIRAAARSLHLSQAALTKAIKELEQDLGVPLVLRTARGVQLTAFGQQLRVRAHLIVSEMRRAEDDIAQMKGAGAGSVSAAVTPTAALSILPQAYRAFRRQMPNARVSFIEGFPGVAMPRLRDGSLDFVVAVVVPEHLAPEFDHIELYESRSAIVGRADHPLRHCTSLAELSEAEWLLNPSPESSTQALLDSYAERGLMVPKRVIECPSFIIAHGLLRGSDALAALPSALLEHQWVGEGLAIFPIADPLPAVSVRVVTRRDSPLTPAATLLLECLQHAARSQ from the coding sequence ATGAAATACCACCAGTTGCGCGCGTTCCTGACGACCGCCGAGCAAGGCAGCATCCGCGCGGCCGCGCGCAGTCTGCATCTGTCGCAGGCGGCGCTGACGAAGGCCATCAAGGAACTGGAGCAGGATCTCGGCGTGCCGCTCGTGCTGCGGACCGCGCGCGGCGTGCAACTGACCGCGTTCGGGCAGCAACTGCGCGTGCGCGCGCATCTGATCGTGAGCGAGATGCGCCGCGCCGAAGACGACATCGCGCAGATGAAAGGCGCTGGCGCGGGCAGCGTGAGCGCGGCCGTCACGCCGACCGCCGCGCTGTCGATCCTGCCGCAGGCGTATCGCGCGTTCCGGCGGCAGATGCCGAATGCGCGCGTGAGTTTCATCGAAGGCTTTCCGGGCGTCGCGATGCCGCGTTTGCGCGACGGTTCGCTCGACTTCGTCGTCGCGGTGGTGGTGCCCGAGCATCTCGCGCCGGAGTTCGATCACATCGAGTTGTATGAAAGCCGCTCGGCGATCGTCGGGCGTGCTGATCATCCGTTGCGGCATTGCACGTCGCTGGCGGAATTGTCGGAGGCGGAGTGGCTGTTGAATCCGTCGCCGGAAAGCTCGACGCAGGCGCTGCTCGATTCATATGCCGAGCGCGGCCTGATGGTGCCCAAACGCGTGATCGAGTGTCCGAGCTTCATCATCGCGCATGGGCTGTTGCGCGGATCGGATGCGCTGGCCGCGCTGCCCTCCGCGTTGCTCGAACATCAATGGGTCGGCGAGGGACTCGCTATTTTTCCGATCGCCGATCCGTTGCCGGCGGTGTCGGTCAGAGTCGTGACGCGGCGGGACAGTCCGTTGACGCCCGCCGCCACGTTGTTGCTGGAATGTCTGCAACACGCGGCGCGTTCGCAGTGA
- a CDS encoding MFS transporter, with translation MNAPTLASAPANASTPRSRAARTRLVMAAAVGNALEFYDFTVYAFFALIIGKLFFPVHDPVGQLLLAVASFGVGFFTRPVGGLLIGMYADRAGRKKAMLLTLGLMALGTAMIAVAPTFAQAGIAAPVILVIARLIQGFSAGGEVGASTTLLLEQAPSNRRGFYASWQFASQGLSALAGALTGVALTASLSTAQLESWGWRVPFIIGTAIVPVGWWLRRTMEEAPRESVAAAPKAPKIPLFTVLREHGRAVLNGLGVTIGGTSAHFIIVFYLSIYGVKTLGLPGWTSMLSGCVSGAILFIVAPIGGYLSDRIGRNRLMQTTRILLMLAIWPAFALLNQSPTTGTLLAVVTALSIVHSLNVGPTGAMLGELFPRSVRATGAAIVYSLGVAIFGGFAQFFVTSLIIITKSVMAPAWYVIGCGVLSVIAVACMRERSQEALD, from the coding sequence ATGAACGCACCCACCCTCGCCAGCGCGCCGGCGAATGCATCGACGCCCAGGAGCCGCGCAGCGCGCACGCGGCTCGTCATGGCGGCGGCCGTCGGCAACGCGCTCGAGTTCTACGACTTCACGGTCTATGCGTTCTTCGCGCTCATCATCGGCAAGCTGTTCTTTCCGGTGCACGATCCGGTCGGCCAGTTGCTGCTCGCGGTCGCGAGCTTCGGCGTCGGCTTCTTCACGCGGCCAGTCGGCGGCCTGCTGATCGGCATGTACGCCGACCGCGCCGGCCGCAAGAAGGCGATGCTGCTCACGCTCGGCCTGATGGCGCTCGGCACCGCGATGATCGCGGTCGCGCCGACCTTCGCGCAGGCCGGCATCGCCGCGCCGGTCATCCTCGTGATCGCGCGGCTGATTCAGGGCTTCTCGGCGGGCGGCGAAGTGGGCGCGTCGACCACGCTCCTGCTCGAACAGGCGCCGTCGAACCGGCGCGGCTTCTATGCGTCGTGGCAGTTCGCGAGCCAGGGTCTCTCGGCGCTCGCGGGCGCGTTGACGGGCGTCGCACTGACGGCGTCGCTGAGCACGGCGCAACTGGAAAGCTGGGGCTGGCGCGTGCCTTTCATCATCGGCACCGCGATCGTGCCGGTCGGCTGGTGGCTGCGCCGCACCATGGAAGAAGCGCCGCGCGAAAGCGTCGCGGCCGCGCCGAAAGCGCCGAAGATTCCGCTTTTCACGGTGCTGCGCGAACATGGCCGCGCGGTGCTCAACGGCCTCGGCGTCACGATCGGCGGTACGTCGGCGCATTTCATCATCGTCTTCTATCTGTCGATCTACGGCGTGAAGACGCTCGGCCTGCCGGGCTGGACGTCGATGCTCTCGGGCTGCGTGTCGGGCGCGATCCTGTTCATCGTCGCGCCGATCGGCGGCTATCTGTCCGATCGCATCGGCCGCAACCGGCTCATGCAGACGACGCGCATCCTGCTCATGCTCGCGATCTGGCCGGCCTTCGCGCTGCTGAACCAGTCGCCGACCACGGGCACGCTGCTCGCGGTCGTCACGGCGCTCTCGATCGTGCATTCGCTCAATGTCGGTCCGACCGGCGCGATGCTCGGCGAGCTGTTCCCCCGTTCCGTGCGCGCGACGGGCGCGGCGATCGTCTATAGCCTGGGCGTCGCGATCTTCGGCGGTTTCGCGCAATTCTTCGTGACCTCGCTCATCATCATCACGAAGAGCGTGATGGCGCCCGCGTGGTACGTGATCGGTTGCGGCGTGCTTTCGGTGATCGCGGTGGCGTGCATGCGCGAACGTTCGCAGGAGGCGCTCGACTGA
- a CDS encoding hydroxymethylglutaryl-CoA lyase produces MSEMPTRVRIVEVGPRDGLQNEPSQVSADVKAELIERLIDAGVRYVEAASFVSPKWVPQMADGAHVLERVAAKARATHTTLAALVPNMKGLEAALASRVDEIAVFAAASESFSQKNINCSIDESIARFAPVIAAAREANLRVRGYVSCVLGCPFEGEIGPQAVARVASKLFDMGCYEISLGDTIGAGTPSKTQAMLDACIEHMPVAALAGHFHDTWGMAAANVHAALQRGVAVFDSSVSGIGGCPYSPGATGNVATEDIVYLCDGMGIETGIDLNRLAQAGAFISAALKRETSSRAARALEARRRRQEQQCN; encoded by the coding sequence ATGAGTGAGATGCCCACGCGCGTGCGCATCGTCGAAGTCGGGCCGCGCGATGGCTTGCAGAACGAGCCGTCGCAGGTGTCCGCCGACGTGAAGGCGGAACTCATCGAACGCTTGATCGATGCGGGTGTGCGCTATGTCGAAGCGGCGTCGTTCGTGTCGCCGAAATGGGTGCCGCAAATGGCCGATGGCGCGCACGTGCTCGAACGCGTCGCGGCGAAAGCGCGCGCCACGCACACGACGCTCGCCGCGCTCGTGCCGAACATGAAAGGGCTCGAAGCGGCGCTCGCATCGCGCGTCGATGAAATCGCCGTCTTTGCGGCGGCGTCCGAATCGTTCTCGCAGAAAAACATCAACTGCTCGATCGATGAAAGCATCGCGCGCTTCGCGCCGGTGATCGCCGCCGCGCGCGAGGCGAACCTGCGCGTGCGCGGTTACGTATCGTGCGTGCTCGGCTGTCCGTTCGAAGGCGAGATCGGGCCGCAGGCCGTCGCGCGCGTCGCAAGCAAGCTCTTCGACATGGGCTGCTACGAGATCAGTCTCGGCGATACCATCGGTGCCGGCACGCCATCGAAGACGCAGGCGATGCTCGATGCGTGCATCGAACACATGCCCGTCGCAGCGCTGGCCGGCCATTTTCACGACACGTGGGGCATGGCCGCGGCGAACGTGCATGCGGCCTTGCAACGCGGCGTCGCGGTATTCGACAGCTCGGTGTCGGGCATCGGCGGATGTCCGTATTCCCCGGGCGCCACGGGCAATGTCGCGACGGAGGACATCGTCTATCTGTGCGACGGCATGGGCATCGAAACGGGCATCGATCTGAACCGGCTGGCGCAAGCGGGCGCGTTCATTTCGGCTGCATTGAAACGCGAGACCTCATCGCGCGCGGCGCGGGCGCTGGAAGCCCGACGCCGACGGCAAGAGCAGCAGTGCAACTAG
- a CDS encoding M20 aminoacylase family protein: MLSVEPVIPGIAAIASEFVDVRRRIHAHPELAYEETQTSDLVARSLAQWGYEVHRGLGRTGVVGVLTEGEGGKRIGLRADMDALPIEETTGLPYASQHARTMHACGHDGHTAMLLCAARYLAESRQFSGTLIVIFQPAEEGEAGARAMIEDGLFEQFPCDAVFGLHNMPGLPAGDMFFTPGPGMASSDRVNITVRGVGGHGAMPHVARDPMPAVASIMLGLNSIVAREVDAQKPAVVTVGSVQAGDACNVIPETALMKLSVRALDAGVRTLLQERITALVNAQALAYGCTAEIDYELGYPVLVNHAEPTAFATEVATKMLGAQRVEPAARPLMGSEDFAFMLEACPGTYAWIGNGIGSKGGCMVHNPGYDFNDDILAIGASYWVRLAEAWLAD; this comes from the coding sequence ATGCTGTCAGTCGAGCCCGTCATTCCCGGTATTGCCGCCATCGCGTCGGAATTCGTCGACGTGCGGCGGCGCATTCACGCGCATCCGGAGCTTGCGTATGAAGAAACGCAGACCAGCGATCTCGTCGCCCGATCGCTCGCGCAATGGGGCTACGAAGTGCATCGCGGTCTCGGCAGGACGGGCGTCGTCGGCGTGTTGACGGAAGGCGAGGGCGGCAAGCGCATCGGCCTGCGCGCCGACATGGACGCATTGCCGATCGAGGAAACGACGGGCCTGCCGTACGCCAGCCAGCACGCGCGCACCATGCACGCATGCGGCCACGACGGCCACACCGCCATGCTGCTCTGCGCCGCGCGTTATCTCGCCGAAAGCCGCCAGTTTTCCGGCACGCTGATCGTGATCTTCCAGCCCGCCGAGGAAGGCGAGGCGGGCGCGCGCGCGATGATCGAGGACGGCCTGTTCGAGCAATTCCCGTGCGATGCCGTGTTCGGCCTGCACAACATGCCGGGTTTGCCCGCGGGCGACATGTTCTTCACGCCGGGTCCGGGCATGGCGTCGTCGGACCGCGTGAACATCACCGTGCGCGGTGTCGGCGGGCATGGCGCGATGCCGCACGTCGCGCGCGATCCGATGCCCGCGGTCGCATCGATCATGCTCGGGTTGAACAGCATCGTCGCACGTGAGGTGGATGCGCAAAAGCCCGCGGTCGTCACCGTCGGCAGCGTGCAGGCGGGCGACGCCTGCAACGTGATTCCGGAAACCGCGCTGATGAAGCTCTCGGTGCGCGCGCTCGACGCGGGCGTTCGCACGCTGCTGCAGGAGCGCATCACCGCGCTCGTGAATGCGCAGGCGCTCGCCTACGGCTGCACGGCGGAGATCGATTACGAACTCGGCTATCCGGTGCTCGTGAATCACGCCGAACCCACCGCTTTCGCCACCGAAGTCGCGACGAAGATGCTCGGTGCGCAACGCGTGGAGCCCGCCGCGCGGCCGCTGATGGGCAGCGAGGACTTCGCGTTCATGCTGGAAGCCTGTCCGGGCACGTATGCGTGGATCGGCAACGGCATCGGCTCGAAGGGCGGCTGCATGGTTCACAACCCCGGTTACGACTTCAACGACGACATCCTCGCGATCGGCGCGAGCTACTGGGTGCGCCTGGCCGAAGCCTGGCTCGCCGACTGA